A window of the Streptomyces formicae genome harbors these coding sequences:
- the ettA gene encoding energy-dependent translational throttle protein EttA produces the protein MAEYIYTMRKTRKAHGDKVILDDVTLSFLPGAKIGVVGPNGAGKSTVLKIMAGLEQPSNGDAFLSPGYSVGILLQEPPLDESKTVLENVQDGVAEIKGKLDRFNAIAEQMATDYSDALMEEMGKLQEDLDHANAWDLDAQLEQAMDALGCPPGDWAVTNLSGGEKRRVALCKLLLEAPDLLLLDEPTNHLDAESVQWLEQHLAKYAGTVVAITHDRYFLDNVAQWILELDRGRAHPYEGNYSTYLENKASRLKVEGQKDAKRQKRLKEELEWVRSNAKGRQAKSKARLARYEEMAAEAEKTRKLDFEEIQIPPGPRLGSVVVEVENLNKAFGDKVLIDDLSFTLPRNGIVGVIGPNGAGKTTLFKMLQGLEQPDSGKIKVGETVKISYVDQSRENIDPKKTLWAVVSDELDYINVGQVEMPSRAYVSAFGFKGPDQQKPAGVLSGGERNRLNLALTLKQGGNLLLLDEPTNDLDVETLSSLENALLDFPGCAVVVSHDRWFLDRVATHILAYEGDSKWFWFEGNFDSYEKNKIERLGPDAARPHRATYKKLTRG, from the coding sequence TTGGCTGAGTACATCTACACCATGCGCAAGACGCGCAAGGCGCACGGCGACAAGGTGATCCTTGACGACGTCACGCTGAGCTTCCTGCCCGGTGCGAAGATCGGTGTGGTCGGCCCGAACGGTGCCGGTAAGTCGACCGTGCTGAAGATCATGGCCGGTCTGGAGCAGCCGTCGAACGGTGACGCGTTCCTGTCGCCCGGTTACAGCGTCGGCATCCTGCTGCAGGAGCCGCCGCTGGACGAGAGCAAGACGGTCCTGGAGAACGTGCAGGACGGCGTCGCGGAGATCAAGGGCAAGCTCGACCGGTTCAACGCGATCGCCGAGCAGATGGCGACGGACTACTCCGACGCGCTGATGGAGGAGATGGGCAAGCTCCAGGAGGATCTGGACCACGCCAACGCCTGGGACCTCGACGCGCAGCTGGAACAGGCCATGGACGCCCTGGGCTGCCCGCCCGGCGACTGGGCCGTGACCAACCTGTCCGGTGGTGAGAAGCGCCGCGTCGCGCTCTGCAAGCTGCTGCTGGAGGCCCCCGACCTGCTGCTGCTCGACGAGCCCACCAACCACCTGGACGCCGAGTCCGTGCAGTGGCTGGAGCAGCACCTCGCCAAGTACGCCGGCACCGTCGTCGCGATCACCCACGACAGGTACTTCCTGGACAACGTGGCCCAGTGGATCCTGGAGCTCGACCGCGGCCGCGCCCACCCGTACGAGGGCAACTACTCCACGTACCTGGAGAACAAGGCCTCGCGTCTGAAGGTCGAGGGCCAGAAGGACGCCAAGCGCCAGAAGCGGCTCAAGGAAGAGCTGGAGTGGGTCCGCTCCAACGCCAAGGGACGGCAGGCCAAGTCCAAGGCCCGGCTGGCCCGTTACGAGGAGATGGCCGCCGAGGCCGAGAAGACCCGGAAGCTGGACTTCGAGGAGATCCAGATCCCGCCGGGCCCCCGCCTGGGCAGCGTCGTCGTCGAGGTCGAGAACCTCAACAAGGCCTTCGGCGACAAGGTCCTCATCGACGACCTCTCCTTCACCCTGCCCCGCAACGGCATCGTCGGCGTGATCGGCCCGAACGGCGCCGGCAAGACCACGCTGTTCAAGATGCTCCAGGGCCTGGAGCAGCCCGACTCCGGCAAGATCAAGGTCGGCGAGACCGTCAAGATCTCCTACGTCGACCAGAGCCGCGAGAACATCGACCCGAAGAAGACGCTGTGGGCCGTCGTCTCCGACGAGCTGGACTACATCAACGTCGGCCAGGTCGAGATGCCGTCGCGCGCGTACGTGTCCGCGTTCGGCTTCAAGGGGCCGGACCAGCAGAAGCCGGCCGGGGTCCTCTCCGGCGGTGAGCGCAACCGCCTCAACCTCGCGCTCACCCTCAAGCAGGGCGGCAACCTGCTGCTGCTCGACGAGCCCACCAACGACCTCGACGTCGAGACCCTCTCCTCGCTGGAGAACGCGCTGCTCGACTTCCCGGGCTGCGCCGTGGTCGTCTCCCACGACCGCTGGTTCCTGGACCGGGTCGCGACGCACATCCTCGCCTACGAGGGCGACTCGAAGTGGTTCTGGTTCGAGGGCAACTTCGATTCCTACGAGAAGAACAAGATCGAGCGGCTCGGCCCGGACGCGGCCCGGCCGCACCGCGCCACCTACAAGAAGCTGACCCGGGGCTGA
- a CDS encoding acyl-CoA thioesterase has translation MARHIYQCPLRWSDMDAFGHVNNVVFLRYLEEARIDFMFRLAPGDGSPSFSGGSVVARHEIDYVRPLVHRHAPVTVESWVTKIGAASLTIAYEIKDTDADGSEQVYVRASTIVVPYDLAAARPRRISAEEKSFLLEYLDEGVEDPVAA, from the coding sequence ATGGCTCGGCATATCTACCAGTGCCCCCTGCGCTGGTCGGACATGGACGCCTTCGGGCACGTCAACAATGTGGTCTTCCTCCGCTATCTGGAGGAGGCCCGCATCGACTTCATGTTCCGGCTGGCGCCGGGGGACGGTTCCCCGTCGTTCTCCGGTGGGTCCGTCGTGGCCCGGCACGAGATCGACTACGTACGGCCGCTGGTCCACCGGCACGCGCCGGTGACCGTCGAGTCCTGGGTCACCAAGATCGGCGCGGCGTCGCTGACGATCGCGTACGAGATCAAGGACACGGACGCCGACGGCTCGGAGCAGGTCTACGTCCGGGCTTCGACGATCGTCGTGCCCTACGACCTGGCGGCGGCGCGTCCGCGCCGGATCAGCGCCGAGGAGAAGTCCTTCCTCCTGGAGTACCTGGACGAAGGCGTGGAGGACCCGGTCGCGGCATGA
- a CDS encoding single-stranded DNA-binding protein translates to MNETTVTLVGNVATAVEYRESESGGYARFRFAVTSRRWDRLREVWADGPTSFYTVWASRTLGLNLAASVSVGEPLVVHGRLKVREEERDGVRRSSAEVDAVAAGHDLTRGTSAFRRAAKGDPYPADRDRSAGRAGASGAANAVEHEADGTAPAGPAPVTAGAVADAVPAPPF, encoded by the coding sequence ATGAATGAGACGACGGTGACGCTGGTGGGCAATGTGGCGACGGCTGTGGAGTACCGGGAATCCGAGAGCGGGGGATACGCGCGATTCCGGTTCGCCGTGACATCGCGTCGCTGGGACCGGCTGCGGGAGGTCTGGGCGGACGGGCCCACCAGCTTCTACACGGTGTGGGCGTCGCGGACGCTGGGACTGAACCTGGCGGCTTCGGTCTCGGTCGGTGAACCTCTCGTGGTGCACGGCCGGTTGAAGGTGCGCGAAGAGGAGCGGGACGGGGTGCGCCGTTCGTCGGCCGAGGTCGACGCGGTGGCGGCCGGGCACGACTTGACGCGCGGTACGTCCGCGTTCCGGCGGGCGGCGAAGGGGGATCCGTATCCGGCGGACCGCGACCGCTCCGCCGGGCGGGCCGGTGCATCAGGGGCGGCGAACGCGGTCGAGCACGAGGCCGACGGGACCGCACCGGCCGGCCCGGCACCGGTCACCGCCGGTGCGGTGGCGGATGCTGTCCCGGCACCGCCCTTCTGA